One stretch of Enterobacter sp. RHBSTW-00994 DNA includes these proteins:
- the thiB gene encoding thiamine ABC transporter substrate binding subunit: MLKKVLPLLVLFALPAVAKPVLTVYTYDSFSADWGPGPVVKKAFEADCNCELKFVALEDGVSLLNRLRMEGKNSKADVVLGLDNNLLDAASQTKLFAKSGVATDAVSVPGGWKNDTFVPFDYGYFAFVYDKNKLKNPPKSLKELVESDQKWRVIYEDPRTSTPGLGLLLWMQKVYGDKAPEAWQKLAAKTVTVTKGWSEAYGLFLKGESDLVLSYTTSPAYHIIAEKKDHYAAANFAEGHYLQVEVAARTTASKQPELAEKFLKFMVSPAFQNAIPTGNWMYPVTNVTLPAGFDQLTKPQTSLEFTPQQVAAQRAAWVSEWQRAVSR; the protein is encoded by the coding sequence GTGTTAAAAAAAGTTCTTCCCCTGCTGGTGCTTTTCGCACTGCCTGCTGTCGCAAAACCCGTCCTGACGGTCTACACCTATGACTCTTTCTCTGCCGACTGGGGTCCTGGCCCGGTGGTCAAAAAAGCCTTCGAAGCGGACTGCAACTGCGAGCTGAAGTTCGTGGCGCTGGAAGATGGTGTCTCCTTGCTCAACCGTCTGCGGATGGAAGGAAAAAACAGCAAAGCCGATGTCGTCCTCGGCCTGGATAACAACCTGCTTGATGCCGCCTCACAAACCAAACTGTTTGCCAAAAGCGGCGTAGCAACCGATGCCGTCAGCGTTCCTGGCGGCTGGAAAAACGATACCTTCGTGCCTTTCGACTATGGCTATTTTGCGTTTGTGTATGACAAAAACAAACTGAAAAACCCACCGAAAAGCCTGAAAGAGCTGGTTGAAAGCGATCAAAAATGGCGCGTGATTTATGAAGATCCGCGTACCAGCACACCGGGGCTTGGTCTGCTGCTGTGGATGCAAAAAGTGTATGGCGATAAAGCACCGGAAGCCTGGCAGAAGCTGGCGGCCAAAACCGTCACCGTCACGAAAGGCTGGAGCGAAGCCTATGGTTTGTTCCTGAAAGGAGAAAGTGACCTGGTGCTGAGCTACACCACCTCCCCGGCCTATCACATTATTGCTGAGAAGAAAGACCACTACGCTGCCGCCAATTTTGCTGAAGGACACTACCTGCAGGTAGAAGTCGCTGCGCGTACCACCGCCAGCAAACAGCCTGAACTGGCCGAAAAGTTCCTGAAGTTTATGGTTTCTCCTGCGTTCCAGAATGCGATCCCAACGGGCAACTGGATGTATCCGGTGACCAATGTGACGCTGCCTGCCGGTTTTGATCAACTGACCAAACCGCAAACCTCACTGGAATTTACACCGCAGCAGGTTGCTGCGCAGCGTGCTGCATGGGTAAGTGAATGGCAACGCGCCGTCAGCCGTTAA